In a genomic window of Gadus macrocephalus chromosome 9, ASM3116895v1:
- the irf7 gene encoding interferon regulatory factor 7 isoform X2 has protein sequence MQSSHKPLFANWLIEQVETGNYPGLSYISTNLFRVPWKHNSRKDCNDEDCKIFRAWAVASGKIHEFPNDKAKWKTNFRCALKNLNKRFRMTKDNSKNSDDPHKIYEIINREAAYQPSPPEEDMVPVIYSSPTESYPPGHENILEQLMTLDLLDEPRQQTVGEQWAESYGQQSAIGLGVYATNQQATGETMHAMQTQPQLQPQRQAYYPVNPPPVLDSGLQPSLFDLEISVHYRKVEMLKTQVSWPRVQLHYGNEATELQAQPICFPPTDTLRDHKQVEFTNRILSSIQRGLLLEVRESGLYACRQDRCHVFASTADPSQASPDPQKLPQNTLVELLSFEKFVKELKEFKENRRGSPEYVVNMCFGEKFPDGKPLEKKLIVVKVVPLICRYFYEMAQTEGASSLDSTNVSLQISHDSLYDLISSAFGLPVSQVAPQLVGHY, from the exons ATGCAAAG CAGTCACAAGCCGCTGTTCGCCAACTGGCTAATCGAGCAAGTGGAAACTGGGAACTATCCGGGTTTGTCCTACATCAGCACGAATCTATTCAGAGTCCCCTGGAAACACAACTCCCGAAAGGACTGCAACGACGAGGACTGTAAAATATTTCGG GCATGGGCCGTCGCCAGTGGTAAAATCCACGAGTTTCCAAACGACAAGGCCAAATGGAAGACCAACTTCCGCTGCGCTCTGAAGAACCTCAACAAACGCTTCAGGATGACCAAGGACAACTCCAAGAACTCCGACGACCCGCACAAGATCTACGAGATCATCAATAGGGAGGCTGCCT ACCAGCCTTCGCCCCCGGAGGAAGACATGGTACCTGTGATCTACAGTTCCCCGACGGAGAGCTACCCACCTGGGCATGAG AATATCCTGGAACAACTCATGACCTTGGATTTACTGGATGAACCCCGTCAACAAACAG TAGGCGAGCAGTGGGCGGAAAGCTACGGCCAGCAGAGCGCCATTGGGCTGGGGGTGTACGCCACAAACCAGCAGGCGACGGGGGAGACGATGCACGCCATGCAGACCCAACCACAGCTCCAACCACAGCGGCAGGCGTACTACCCCG TCAACCCGCCGCCGGTGCTGGACTCCGGCCTGCAGCCCTCCCTCTTTGACCTGGAGATATCGGTGCACTACCGGAAGGTGGAGATGCTGAAGACCCAGGTGTCCTGGCCCCGTGTCCAGCTGCACTACGGCAACGAGGCCACGGAGCTCCAGGCCCAGCCCATCTGCTTCCCCCCCACCGACACCCTGCGGGACCACAAACAG gtGGAGTTCACCAACCGCATCCTGAGCAGCATCCAGCGCggcctgctgctggaggtgCGGGAGAGCGGGCTGTACGCCTGTCGGCAGGACCGCTGCCACGTGTTCGCCAGCACGGCCGACCCCAGCCAGGCCTCCCCGGACCCCCAGAAGCTGCCCCAGAACACCCTGGTGGAGCTGCTCAGCTTCGAGAAGTTCGTTAAAG AACTCAAAGAGTTTAAGGAGAACCGAAGGGGATCTCCGGAATATGTCGTCAACATGTGCTTTGGGGAGAAGTTCCCTGATGGAAAACCGCTGGAGAAAAAGCTCATTGTTGTTAAG GTGGTTCCTCTGATATGCCGGTACTTCTACGAGATGGCCCAGACGGAGGGGGCGTCCTCTCTGGACAGCACCAACGTCAGCCTACAGATCTCCCACGACAGCCTCTACGACCTCATCAGCTCGGCCTTCGGTCTGCCCGTGTCTCAAGTGGCTCCCCAGCTCGTAGGACACTACTAG
- the irf7 gene encoding interferon regulatory factor 7 isoform X1 encodes MQSSHKPLFANWLIEQVETGNYPGLSYISTNLFRVPWKHNSRKDCNDEDCKIFRAWAVASGKIHEFPNDKAKWKTNFRCALKNLNKRFRMTKDNSKNSDDPHKIYEIINREAAYQPSPPEEDMVPVIYSSPTESYPPGHEQNILEQLMTLDLLDEPRQQTVGEQWAESYGQQSAIGLGVYATNQQATGETMHAMQTQPQLQPQRQAYYPVNPPPVLDSGLQPSLFDLEISVHYRKVEMLKTQVSWPRVQLHYGNEATELQAQPICFPPTDTLRDHKQVEFTNRILSSIQRGLLLEVRESGLYACRQDRCHVFASTADPSQASPDPQKLPQNTLVELLSFEKFVKELKEFKENRRGSPEYVVNMCFGEKFPDGKPLEKKLIVVKVVPLICRYFYEMAQTEGASSLDSTNVSLQISHDSLYDLISSAFGLPVSQVAPQLVGHY; translated from the exons ATGCAAAG CAGTCACAAGCCGCTGTTCGCCAACTGGCTAATCGAGCAAGTGGAAACTGGGAACTATCCGGGTTTGTCCTACATCAGCACGAATCTATTCAGAGTCCCCTGGAAACACAACTCCCGAAAGGACTGCAACGACGAGGACTGTAAAATATTTCGG GCATGGGCCGTCGCCAGTGGTAAAATCCACGAGTTTCCAAACGACAAGGCCAAATGGAAGACCAACTTCCGCTGCGCTCTGAAGAACCTCAACAAACGCTTCAGGATGACCAAGGACAACTCCAAGAACTCCGACGACCCGCACAAGATCTACGAGATCATCAATAGGGAGGCTGCCT ACCAGCCTTCGCCCCCGGAGGAAGACATGGTACCTGTGATCTACAGTTCCCCGACGGAGAGCTACCCACCTGGGCATGAG CAGAATATCCTGGAACAACTCATGACCTTGGATTTACTGGATGAACCCCGTCAACAAACAG TAGGCGAGCAGTGGGCGGAAAGCTACGGCCAGCAGAGCGCCATTGGGCTGGGGGTGTACGCCACAAACCAGCAGGCGACGGGGGAGACGATGCACGCCATGCAGACCCAACCACAGCTCCAACCACAGCGGCAGGCGTACTACCCCG TCAACCCGCCGCCGGTGCTGGACTCCGGCCTGCAGCCCTCCCTCTTTGACCTGGAGATATCGGTGCACTACCGGAAGGTGGAGATGCTGAAGACCCAGGTGTCCTGGCCCCGTGTCCAGCTGCACTACGGCAACGAGGCCACGGAGCTCCAGGCCCAGCCCATCTGCTTCCCCCCCACCGACACCCTGCGGGACCACAAACAG gtGGAGTTCACCAACCGCATCCTGAGCAGCATCCAGCGCggcctgctgctggaggtgCGGGAGAGCGGGCTGTACGCCTGTCGGCAGGACCGCTGCCACGTGTTCGCCAGCACGGCCGACCCCAGCCAGGCCTCCCCGGACCCCCAGAAGCTGCCCCAGAACACCCTGGTGGAGCTGCTCAGCTTCGAGAAGTTCGTTAAAG AACTCAAAGAGTTTAAGGAGAACCGAAGGGGATCTCCGGAATATGTCGTCAACATGTGCTTTGGGGAGAAGTTCCCTGATGGAAAACCGCTGGAGAAAAAGCTCATTGTTGTTAAG GTGGTTCCTCTGATATGCCGGTACTTCTACGAGATGGCCCAGACGGAGGGGGCGTCCTCTCTGGACAGCACCAACGTCAGCCTACAGATCTCCCACGACAGCCTCTACGACCTCATCAGCTCGGCCTTCGGTCTGCCCGTGTCTCAAGTGGCTCCCCAGCTCGTAGGACACTACTAG